The Vicinamibacterales bacterium genome includes a region encoding these proteins:
- a CDS encoding FAD-dependent oxidoreductase: MSLVKLEIDGKRVMADGSQTILQVARQHGIETIPTLCDDAQLEPFASCFVCVVKVKGARSLMPACSTRVMSGMVVETNNAEVRQSRKAALELLLSDHYADCVGPCQISCPAGIDIQGYIALAAIGKYRDAIALIKQANPLPSVCGRVCTRPCEVKGCRRTLLDEAVGIDYIKRYISDLDLNSPEAFRPDVAPKNGRKVAIVGAGPAGLSAAYYLSTKGYTCEIFEGQPEPGGMLRYGIPEYRLPKDVLDLEIAQILGLGATLKTNTTLGKDFTIASLKQQGFEAVFLGIGAWRSSLMRVQNEDASGVLSGIEFLKNFGLRRKIDIHGTVCVVGGGNTAIDCARTALRLGVAEVKILYRRTRAEMPANDAEIRDAVEEGVKLELLNAPTRVVTDADGRLTAVECQRMELGEPDASGRRSPKPIRGSEFLVPCDFVIAAIGQSTTVTDLVDGKVPGFLPEGEALGLTRWQTVQVNDKTFETTADGVFSGGDVVTGAATAIEAIAAGRKAAYAIDTYIREGKARPEPEAFLSRKDVFSKITINDLRSKEEKPKRHMPLIPVDQRVKTFMEVELGYSTDDMREETTRCLECGCVALFDCDLRKYATDYGVDVKHFLGEARQHERDSSHPLIELDANKCILCGRCVRICSDVVGVSAYGFINRGFGTVVAPALGGSLLDTECVSCGLCIGTCPTGAIEQRLPLAKPGPWRTESTGSVCHYCGVGCRIDYDAFGDTLVKVSRNERNEVTFGNHCRKGRFGFNYVHDKDRLSTARVRNGHPVVETSVDEALAHAGQRLKELSRQYAGREMAVFVSPRMTNEEIYLAQKFARVALKTHNVTSFSHLVNRDLFAPDVLATATYPDVAQAQAILVVNSDLDAEHFVVDLIAKRAIRNGARLVYIGPTDNRTAQCSELFLQCAPDAQTLVLQAIVAESVRSAGQDPAARLEATGAVTSLTPAQVAEKAGVTIEAIREAAAILSGSQRKVLIFNRDYRGVRHLDDTRSLAAAARTLGCLVLPMHEKANMQGLLDMGAHPAWYPGYRSITDQAVVEDLEKSWSVALRDLDTGEADVARLLADKKIKVAVVLGEDPLGAADLPDDIRAGLEAVEFLVVADLFPTKTAQAAHVVLPMSSTPETSGTVTNSERRVQLLGRAIPPRSGYQTWQIITALAAKMGLRFKMPYGSPAEVFDEIRRVAPIYRHVAVGSQEPDAIWDASRFPLEEKIANATAAEVHPVPTAAFDHVDVRFERWFKGLFTERS, from the coding sequence ATGTCCCTTGTGAAGCTTGAAATCGACGGCAAGCGGGTGATGGCAGACGGCAGCCAGACGATTCTCCAGGTGGCGCGCCAGCACGGCATCGAGACCATTCCCACGCTCTGCGACGACGCGCAGCTCGAGCCGTTTGCGTCGTGTTTCGTCTGCGTGGTGAAGGTGAAGGGGGCGAGGTCGCTCATGCCCGCCTGCTCGACCAGAGTCATGAGCGGCATGGTCGTCGAAACGAACAACGCCGAGGTCAGGCAGTCGCGGAAGGCCGCGCTGGAACTCCTGCTCTCCGATCACTACGCCGACTGCGTCGGGCCGTGCCAGATCTCGTGCCCGGCCGGTATCGACATCCAGGGCTACATCGCGCTGGCGGCCATCGGCAAGTACAGGGACGCGATCGCGCTCATCAAGCAGGCCAACCCGCTGCCGTCGGTGTGCGGCCGCGTCTGCACGCGTCCGTGCGAGGTGAAGGGCTGCCGCCGGACGCTGCTCGACGAGGCCGTCGGCATCGACTACATCAAGCGCTACATCAGTGACCTCGACTTGAACAGCCCGGAGGCGTTCCGGCCGGACGTCGCACCAAAGAACGGCCGCAAGGTCGCGATCGTCGGTGCCGGCCCCGCCGGCCTGTCGGCCGCGTACTACCTCTCGACGAAGGGCTACACCTGCGAGATCTTCGAGGGCCAGCCGGAGCCGGGCGGCATGCTCCGCTACGGGATCCCCGAGTACCGCCTCCCGAAGGACGTACTCGACCTCGAGATCGCCCAGATTCTCGGCCTCGGTGCGACGCTCAAGACGAACACGACGCTCGGCAAGGACTTCACGATCGCCAGCCTCAAGCAGCAGGGCTTCGAGGCCGTCTTCCTGGGTATCGGCGCCTGGCGCAGCTCGCTGATGCGCGTGCAGAACGAGGACGCGTCCGGGGTGCTCTCGGGCATCGAGTTCCTCAAGAACTTCGGCCTGCGGCGCAAGATCGACATCCACGGCACGGTCTGCGTCGTCGGGGGCGGCAACACCGCGATCGACTGCGCACGGACCGCGCTGCGGCTCGGCGTGGCCGAGGTGAAGATCCTCTATCGACGCACGCGCGCCGAGATGCCGGCCAACGATGCCGAGATTCGCGACGCCGTCGAGGAAGGCGTGAAGCTGGAATTGCTCAACGCGCCGACCAGGGTGGTGACCGACGCCGACGGACGGCTCACCGCCGTCGAGTGCCAGCGGATGGAACTCGGCGAGCCAGACGCGTCCGGCCGCCGCAGCCCGAAGCCGATCCGGGGGTCCGAGTTCCTCGTGCCATGCGACTTCGTCATCGCGGCGATTGGCCAGAGCACGACCGTCACGGACCTCGTGGACGGCAAGGTGCCCGGCTTCCTGCCGGAGGGCGAAGCGCTCGGCCTCACGCGCTGGCAGACGGTGCAGGTCAACGACAAGACGTTCGAGACGACCGCGGACGGCGTTTTCTCGGGCGGTGACGTCGTCACCGGCGCCGCCACGGCGATCGAAGCGATCGCGGCCGGCCGGAAGGCCGCCTACGCCATCGACACCTACATCCGCGAGGGAAAGGCACGGCCCGAGCCCGAGGCCTTCCTCAGCCGGAAAGATGTGTTCTCGAAGATCACGATCAACGACCTCCGCTCCAAGGAAGAGAAGCCGAAGCGCCATATGCCGCTGATCCCGGTCGATCAGCGCGTGAAGACCTTCATGGAGGTCGAACTCGGATACTCGACCGACGACATGCGCGAAGAGACGACCCGCTGCCTGGAGTGCGGGTGCGTGGCGCTGTTCGACTGCGACCTGCGCAAATACGCGACCGACTACGGCGTGGACGTCAAGCACTTCCTCGGCGAGGCCCGGCAGCACGAACGCGACAGCTCGCATCCGCTCATCGAGCTCGACGCGAACAAGTGCATCCTGTGCGGTCGATGCGTCCGCATCTGCAGTGATGTCGTCGGCGTCAGTGCCTACGGGTTCATCAACAGGGGATTCGGCACGGTCGTGGCTCCCGCGCTCGGCGGGTCGCTGCTCGACACCGAGTGCGTGTCCTGCGGGCTGTGCATCGGCACCTGCCCGACCGGCGCCATCGAGCAGCGGCTGCCGCTGGCGAAGCCGGGTCCGTGGAGGACCGAGTCGACCGGGAGCGTGTGCCATTACTGTGGCGTCGGCTGCCGGATTGACTACGACGCCTTCGGCGACACGCTGGTGAAGGTGTCCCGCAACGAGCGGAACGAGGTGACCTTCGGCAATCACTGCCGGAAGGGACGGTTCGGCTTCAACTACGTGCACGACAAGGACCGCCTGTCGACGGCGCGAGTGCGCAACGGCCACCCCGTCGTTGAGACGTCGGTGGACGAAGCGCTCGCGCATGCTGGCCAACGGCTGAAGGAGTTGTCGCGGCAGTACGCGGGACGCGAGATGGCGGTGTTCGTCTCGCCGCGCATGACGAACGAGGAGATCTACCTCGCGCAGAAGTTCGCGCGGGTGGCGCTCAAGACGCACAACGTCACGTCGTTCAGCCACCTGGTGAACCGTGACCTGTTCGCGCCCGACGTGCTTGCCACCGCGACGTATCCCGACGTGGCGCAGGCCCAGGCCATCCTCGTGGTGAACTCGGATCTCGACGCAGAGCACTTCGTCGTCGATCTGATCGCGAAGCGTGCGATCAGGAACGGCGCACGACTGGTGTACATCGGACCGACCGACAACCGCACCGCACAGTGCTCGGAACTGTTCCTGCAGTGCGCCCCCGACGCGCAGACGCTCGTCCTGCAGGCCATCGTGGCCGAGAGCGTGCGGAGTGCCGGTCAGGACCCGGCGGCACGGCTGGAGGCCACCGGCGCTGTCACCTCGCTCACGCCCGCGCAGGTGGCTGAGAAGGCCGGCGTGACCATCGAGGCGATCCGGGAGGCAGCCGCAATCCTCTCCGGCAGCCAGCGGAAGGTGCTGATCTTCAACCGCGACTACCGGGGCGTGCGCCATCTCGACGATACGCGTTCGCTCGCGGCAGCGGCCCGAACCCTCGGATGCCTGGTGCTGCCCATGCACGAGAAGGCCAACATGCAGGGCCTCCTCGACATGGGTGCGCATCCGGCGTGGTATCCGGGCTATCGGTCGATTACCGACCAGGCGGTCGTCGAGGACCTGGAGAAGAGCTGGAGCGTGGCGCTCCGTGACCTGGACACTGGCGAGGCGGACGTCGCGCGGTTGCTTGCCGACAAGAAGATCAAGGTCGCGGTCGTGTTGGGCGAGGATCCGCTCGGTGCCGCCGACCTGCCGGACGACATCCGCGCCGGTCTCGAGGCGGTCGAGTTCCTCGTTGTGGCGGATCTGTTCCCGACCAAGACCGCACAGGCGGCGCACGTGGTGCTGCCGATGAGCAGCACACCGGAGACGTCCGGGACGGTGACGAACTCCGAGCGGCGAGTGCAGTTGCTGGGCCGGGCGATCCCGCCGCGGAGCGGATACCAGACGTGGCAGATCATCACGGCGCTGGCGGCGAAGATGGGACTGCGGTTCAAGATGCCGTACGGGAGCCCGGCGGAGGTGTTCGACGAGATCCGACGCGTGGCGCCGATCTACCGCCACGTCGCGGTCGGTAGCCAGGAGCCGGATGCGATTTGGGACGCGAGTCGGTTCCCGCTCGAGGAGAAGATCGCGAACGCCACGGCGGCGGAAGTGCATCCGGTCCCGACGGCCGCGTTCGATCACGTCGATGTCCGGTTCGAACGATGGTTCAAGGGACTGTTCACGGAACGGAGCTGA
- the nuoF gene encoding NADH-quinone oxidoreductase subunit NuoF: MTRVTVGLSTCGIAAGAEDTYRALEAKLTDLADAPELLKTGCVGMCYQEPLVEISNGDGERYLYGHISPDKVGRLIDEHVGQGAPIADWLVWTSSGKGSDHAYLGRQQRIVLRNCGNIDPESIDEYIKVGGYRGLQQVLDAKNPDALVNMMIESGLRGRGGAGFLTGMKWRFTRMAAGTQKYIICNADEGDPGAFMDRSVLESDPHSVIEGMVIAGFAIGADHGYIYVRAEYPKAIDRLNIAIAQAMERGFLGDGILGSTHAFHIKLKEGAGAFVCGEETALMMSIEGKRGMPRVRPPFPATKGLWEKPTSINNVETFANVPWIVMNGAKAFNSLGTSNSKGTKVFAMAGKIRHGGLVEVPMGISIREIVYDICGGIRDDRRFKAVQMGGPSGGCIPAQLQDTVIDYESINRTGAIMGSGGLVVMDETTCMVDVARFFLEFTQRESCGKCTFCRIGTKRMLEVLTRITEGDGRDGDIELLEDLAARVKNSSLCGLGQTAPNPVLTTLKYFRSEYEAHITNKKCPSHHCQKLLTYTITDDCSGCMLCLKACAAGAITGERKKVHVIDQSKCTVCGECYKACNLGAIAKD; the protein is encoded by the coding sequence ATGACGCGGGTGACGGTTGGCCTTTCCACGTGCGGGATCGCGGCTGGCGCCGAGGACACCTACCGGGCGCTCGAAGCCAAGTTGACCGATCTGGCGGACGCCCCCGAGCTGCTGAAGACCGGCTGCGTCGGCATGTGTTACCAGGAGCCGCTCGTCGAGATCAGCAACGGCGACGGCGAGCGCTATCTGTACGGGCACATCAGCCCCGACAAGGTCGGCCGCCTGATCGACGAGCACGTGGGCCAGGGCGCGCCAATCGCCGACTGGCTCGTCTGGACGAGCAGCGGCAAGGGCAGCGACCACGCCTACCTCGGCCGCCAGCAGCGGATCGTTCTGCGTAACTGCGGGAACATCGACCCCGAGTCGATCGACGAATACATCAAGGTGGGCGGCTATCGCGGGCTGCAGCAGGTGCTCGACGCCAAGAACCCCGATGCGCTCGTCAACATGATGATCGAATCGGGGCTGCGCGGCCGGGGCGGCGCAGGGTTTCTCACCGGGATGAAATGGCGCTTCACGCGCATGGCGGCCGGCACGCAGAAGTACATCATCTGCAACGCCGACGAGGGCGACCCGGGTGCGTTCATGGACCGCTCGGTGCTCGAAAGCGATCCGCACTCGGTGATCGAAGGCATGGTGATTGCCGGCTTCGCGATTGGCGCCGACCACGGCTACATCTACGTGCGCGCCGAGTACCCGAAAGCCATCGACCGGCTGAACATCGCCATTGCGCAGGCCATGGAGCGCGGTTTCCTCGGCGACGGCATCCTCGGCAGCACGCACGCCTTCCACATCAAGCTGAAGGAGGGCGCCGGCGCGTTCGTGTGCGGTGAGGAGACGGCGCTCATGATGTCGATCGAGGGCAAGCGCGGCATGCCGCGCGTCCGCCCGCCGTTCCCTGCCACCAAGGGGCTGTGGGAGAAGCCGACGTCGATCAACAACGTCGAGACGTTCGCCAACGTGCCCTGGATCGTGATGAACGGTGCGAAGGCGTTCAACTCGCTCGGTACGTCGAACAGCAAGGGCACCAAGGTGTTCGCGATGGCCGGCAAGATCCGGCACGGCGGCCTGGTCGAGGTGCCGATGGGGATCTCGATCCGCGAGATCGTCTACGACATCTGCGGCGGCATCCGCGATGACCGCAGGTTCAAGGCGGTGCAGATGGGCGGGCCGTCGGGCGGCTGCATTCCGGCCCAGCTCCAGGACACGGTGATCGATTACGAGTCGATCAACAGGACGGGGGCCATCATGGGGTCGGGCGGCCTCGTCGTGATGGACGAGACCACCTGCATGGTGGACGTCGCCCGGTTCTTCCTCGAGTTCACGCAGCGCGAATCGTGCGGCAAGTGCACGTTCTGTCGCATCGGCACCAAGCGCATGCTCGAGGTGTTGACGCGCATCACGGAGGGCGACGGGCGGGATGGCGACATCGAGTTGCTCGAGGACCTGGCGGCTCGCGTCAAGAACTCGTCGCTCTGCGGCCTCGGCCAGACGGCCCCCAACCCGGTGCTCACGACGCTGAAGTACTTCCGGTCGGAGTACGAGGCACACATCACGAACAAGAAGTGCCCGTCCCACCACTGCCAGAAGTTGCTGACCTACACGATCACCGATGACTGCAGCGGCTGCATGCTGTGCCTGAAGGCCTGCGCGGCGGGCGCCATCACTGGCGAACGCAAGAAGGTGCACGTCATCGACCAGTCGAAGTGCACGGTGTGCGGCGAGTGCTACAAAGCCTGCAATCTCGGTGCGATTGCGAAGGACTGA
- the nuoE gene encoding NADH-quinone oxidoreductase subunit NuoE — translation MQTHRRYNFKNQHFVGEEGRLIPLLQEAQTEDGYLRRERLEEIHKVSGIPLSQIYGVATFYAQFRLKPVGKHLLRVCHGTACHVSGAVEVSQAVEKHLGIPNGETTADRLFSIETVSCLGCCSLAPVLMISNATYGNLSPSAAVKVVKKYQKGERS, via the coding sequence ATGCAGACCCACCGGCGTTACAACTTCAAGAACCAGCACTTCGTCGGCGAGGAAGGGCGGCTCATCCCGCTCCTCCAGGAGGCGCAAACCGAGGACGGCTACTTGCGCCGTGAGCGGCTCGAGGAGATCCACAAGGTCTCCGGGATCCCGCTCTCGCAGATCTACGGCGTGGCCACCTTCTACGCGCAGTTCCGGCTGAAGCCGGTCGGCAAGCACCTGCTGCGCGTGTGCCACGGGACCGCGTGCCACGTGAGCGGGGCGGTGGAAGTGAGCCAGGCCGTCGAGAAGCACCTCGGCATCCCGAACGGCGAGACGACCGCCGATCGGCTGTTCAGCATCGAGACCGTCTCCTGCCTCGGCTGCTGTTCGCTCGCGCCGGTGCTGATGATCAGCAACGCGACCTACGGCAACCTCAGCCCGTCGGCCGCCGTGAAGGTCGTGAAGAAATACCAGAAGGGGGAGCGCTCATGA
- a CDS encoding UPF0182 family protein, producing the protein MEIPDAGRRSSLLFGGSGGRRLRHARLALLAIVVLLFLGGRTMLSWYVESLWFGSLGYSDVFWRTLELKAVLFTGFGLATFAILFLALRLLRPPRLSAQTLFVNGQPVSFSLDPVIRAVTWIVSLVVALGAASGMMAEWNTFALYHHGQAAAGVASVADPIFGRPVAFYLFTLPVWQLLATWLTTIGFVVLIASIISLVLSGAPDEASLFDVTAPRRGFRAVSFAVAFVLMVLAWRVYLMRYDQLFEDHTIFSGVGYSDAHILIPGLLFVALALVVGAAIAVYNAVGPRRLVVVIAAVAPAVVVYVGLTIVSWYVTGFIVKPNQLVRERPYIEHNIEFTRRAFDLDHLEQRPFPAESGTAAVDLADNSATVQNIRLWDWRALQDTLRQIQEIRTYYDFPDIDIDRYRIGGEVRQMMVAARELSLEKLPESSRNWINEKLIYTHGYGVTMNTVNGFTPEGLPELVLSNMPVQSTAPEIKVTRPEIYFGQATNTDVYVCTRQKEFNYPQGESNNYTSYEGKGGIPIGSFGRRLLLAAHAGTGELSKLPFSDDITPESRLLMRRNVRERVRALAPFLTFDPDPFVVVGGDGRLYWMLDGFTASDMFPYARHYRLGDLQISYLRNSVKVVVDAYDGTVTFYVFDPTDPIIAAYRRVFPSLFTDASRMPADLRAHVRYPELLLKAQAAAFSLYHMRDPEVFYNREDLWSVASEVTLSEDREQVTRPLDPNFVLMRLPGERDLEFVEILPFTPSNRNNLIGWIAGRSDGAAYGTARVYDFPKTRLIDGPLQVEARIDQNPQLSSQLTLWNQQGSHVRRGSLLVIPIGRALLYAKPIYLQAERSPMPQLRLVVLALQDSLGYGPTFDVAMASLFGEAAATAASVPTRGGTSGAGAVPPPAPAPTVAAAAPDVQALIDQAAKDLADYQRLTAEGKLGEAGLRLESLKKTLEQLRKK; encoded by the coding sequence ATGGAGATTCCAGACGCCGGAAGACGTTCCAGTCTGTTGTTCGGCGGATCCGGCGGCCGGCGGCTGCGCCACGCACGCCTGGCGCTCCTCGCCATCGTGGTGCTGCTGTTCCTGGGCGGCCGTACCATGCTGTCGTGGTACGTCGAGTCCCTCTGGTTCGGGTCGCTCGGCTACTCGGACGTGTTCTGGCGGACGCTCGAGCTGAAGGCCGTTCTGTTCACCGGCTTCGGCCTGGCGACGTTCGCCATCCTCTTCCTCGCTCTGCGCCTGCTGCGCCCTCCCCGGCTGAGCGCACAGACGCTGTTCGTCAACGGCCAGCCAGTGTCCTTCTCGCTGGATCCCGTCATCCGCGCGGTCACCTGGATCGTCTCGCTCGTCGTCGCGCTCGGCGCCGCGTCGGGCATGATGGCCGAGTGGAACACGTTCGCGCTCTACCACCACGGACAGGCGGCCGCTGGTGTTGCCTCGGTTGCCGATCCGATTTTCGGCCGGCCGGTTGCGTTCTACCTGTTCACGTTGCCCGTCTGGCAGCTGCTGGCCACGTGGCTCACGACGATTGGTTTCGTGGTGCTCATCGCCTCGATCATCTCGCTGGTGCTGTCCGGCGCGCCCGACGAGGCATCGCTGTTCGATGTGACCGCGCCACGCCGCGGCTTCCGCGCCGTGTCGTTCGCGGTGGCGTTCGTGTTGATGGTCCTGGCGTGGCGCGTCTATCTGATGCGGTACGACCAGTTGTTCGAAGACCACACGATCTTCTCCGGCGTCGGGTACTCGGACGCGCACATCCTGATTCCCGGCCTGCTGTTCGTGGCGCTCGCCCTGGTCGTCGGCGCCGCGATTGCCGTCTACAACGCCGTCGGCCCGCGCCGGCTCGTCGTCGTGATCGCCGCCGTGGCGCCGGCGGTCGTCGTCTACGTGGGGCTGACCATCGTGTCGTGGTACGTCACGGGCTTCATCGTGAAGCCAAACCAGTTGGTGCGCGAGCGTCCGTACATCGAACACAACATCGAGTTCACGCGGCGCGCCTTCGACCTCGATCATCTCGAGCAGCGCCCGTTCCCCGCCGAGAGCGGGACGGCGGCGGTGGACCTTGCGGACAACTCGGCGACGGTCCAGAACATCCGGCTGTGGGACTGGCGTGCGCTGCAGGACACACTCCGGCAGATCCAGGAGATCCGGACCTACTACGACTTCCCGGACATCGACATCGACCGCTACCGCATCGGAGGCGAGGTGCGGCAGATGATGGTGGCGGCCCGCGAGCTGAGTCTCGAGAAGCTGCCCGAGAGCAGCCGCAACTGGATCAACGAGAAGCTGATTTACACCCACGGCTACGGCGTGACGATGAATACGGTGAACGGGTTCACGCCCGAAGGGTTGCCGGAACTCGTGCTGAGCAACATGCCGGTGCAGAGCACCGCGCCCGAGATCAAGGTGACGCGTCCGGAGATCTACTTCGGTCAGGCGACCAACACCGACGTCTACGTCTGCACGCGGCAGAAGGAGTTCAACTACCCGCAGGGCGAGAGCAACAACTACACCTCGTACGAGGGCAAGGGCGGCATTCCGATCGGTTCGTTCGGCCGGCGCCTGCTGCTCGCGGCGCACGCCGGTACCGGGGAACTGTCGAAGCTGCCGTTCAGCGACGACATCACGCCCGAGAGCCGGCTCCTCATGCGCCGGAACGTCCGGGAACGCGTCCGCGCGCTCGCGCCGTTCCTGACCTTCGATCCGGATCCGTTCGTCGTCGTGGGCGGGGATGGCCGACTCTACTGGATGTTGGACGGATTCACCGCCTCCGACATGTTCCCCTACGCCCGCCACTACCGCCTTGGCGACCTCCAGATCAGCTACCTCCGCAACAGCGTCAAGGTGGTGGTGGATGCCTACGACGGGACCGTGACGTTCTACGTGTTCGATCCGACCGACCCGATCATCGCGGCATACCGGCGGGTGTTCCCATCGCTGTTCACCGACGCCAGCCGCATGCCGGCGGATCTGCGCGCCCACGTGCGGTACCCGGAATTGCTGCTCAAGGCCCAGGCGGCCGCATTCAGCCTGTACCACATGCGGGATCCGGAGGTGTTCTACAACCGCGAGGATCTGTGGAGCGTGGCGAGCGAGGTGACGCTCAGCGAGGACCGGGAGCAGGTGACGCGCCCGCTCGATCCGAACTTCGTTCTCATGCGCCTGCCCGGTGAGCGGGACCTCGAGTTCGTTGAGATCCTGCCGTTCACCCCGTCGAACCGGAACAACCTGATCGGTTGGATCGCGGGGCGGAGCGACGGTGCGGCGTATGGCACGGCGCGCGTCTACGATTTCCCGAAGACACGCTTGATCGACGGACCGCTGCAGGTCGAGGCCCGCATCGACCAGAACCCGCAACTCTCATCGCAGCTGACGCTGTGGAACCAGCAGGGGTCCCACGTGCGGCGGGGCAGTCTGCTCGTCATCCCGATCGGCCGCGCCTTGCTGTACGCGAAGCCGATCTACCTCCAGGCCGAGCGCAGCCCGATGCCGCAGCTGCGCCTCGTCGTGCTCGCGCTGCAGGACAGCCTCGGCTACGGTCCCACGTTCGATGTCGCGATGGCCAGCTTGTTCGGCGAGGCGGCCGCGACCGCTGCCAGTGTGCCGACGAGGGGCGGGACCTCGGGAGCGGGCGCAGTCCCGCCACCGGCCCCGGCCCCGACTGTCGCGGCGGCGGCACCCGACGTGCAGGCGTTGATCGACCAGGCAGCCAAGGATCTGGCCGACTACCAACGGCTCACGGCGGAAGGCAAGCTGGGCGAGGCAGGCCTGCGGCTGGAGTCGCTGAAGAAGACGCTGGAACAACTGAGAAAGAAATGA
- a CDS encoding HAD-IIB family hydrolase, with product MDPVRGGHEVIRFIALDVDGTLLDSQWRVPEANRDAIRRATDRGIEVALVTGRRFDFARPVIDAIDAPLTLIVSGGAIVKAHNGETLARHLLPAATARIVVEGTAAFREATALVFDRPRSAQVVHERLDLSDPHRRSYFDRNRDFIVESIPLEAALTEDPIQVMYSGTVLRMRELVDTVRALAVGGEVAIAVTEYESRDFSLVDVNRGGCTKGATLAEWVASRGLTSGEVMAIGDNFNDREMLEFAGLPVVMGNAVEELKQRGWHVTLGHDEAGVAAAIDRFAL from the coding sequence ATGGACCCGGTTCGCGGCGGGCATGAAGTGATTCGGTTCATCGCCCTCGATGTCGACGGCACGCTCCTGGACAGCCAGTGGCGCGTTCCGGAGGCGAACCGGGACGCGATCCGGCGGGCGACGGACCGCGGAATCGAGGTGGCGCTCGTGACCGGCCGGCGATTCGATTTCGCGCGGCCGGTCATCGACGCGATCGACGCGCCGCTCACCCTCATCGTCAGTGGCGGGGCGATCGTGAAGGCGCACAACGGCGAGACGCTCGCGCGGCACCTCCTGCCGGCGGCCACCGCCAGGATCGTGGTCGAGGGCACGGCCGCGTTCCGCGAGGCGACGGCGCTCGTCTTCGATCGCCCGCGCTCAGCGCAGGTCGTGCACGAGCGCCTCGATCTGAGCGATCCCCACCGTCGTTCCTACTTCGACCGGAACCGCGACTTCATCGTCGAGTCGATCCCGCTCGAGGCCGCCCTCACCGAGGACCCGATCCAGGTGATGTATTCGGGCACCGTCCTCCGCATGCGGGAACTGGTCGACACCGTCCGGGCCCTGGCCGTCGGCGGCGAGGTGGCCATCGCCGTCACCGAGTACGAATCGCGGGACTTCTCCCTGGTGGACGTGAACCGCGGCGGTTGCACGAAGGGCGCGACGCTGGCCGAGTGGGTGGCCAGCCGTGGACTGACCTCCGGCGAGGTGATGGCGATTGGCGACAACTTCAACGACCGCGAGATGCTGGAGTTCGCCGGGCTGCCCGTGGTGATGGGTAACGCCGTGGAAGAGCTGAAGCAGCGCGGCTGGCACGTGACGCTCGGCCACGACGAAGCCGGCGTGGCGGCGGCCATCGACCGGTTCGCGCTGTAG